One Paraburkholderia agricolaris genomic region harbors:
- a CDS encoding acyl-CoA dehydrogenase family protein has translation MNLDYSPADDAFRADIRAWLEANLPRELSNKVLNHKRLNREDFASWHKLLGTRGWSVVAWPKEYGGPGWDATQRHIWDEECARIGAPSVLPFGVSMVAPVLMKYGNEAQKRHYLPRILDGTDWWCQGYSEPGSGSDLASLRTRAERVGDHYVVNGQKTWTTLGQYADMMFCLVRTDSGAKKQEGISFLLIDMKTPGITVRPIITLDEDHEVNEVFFEDVKVPVDNLVGEENRGWTYAKYLLGHERTGIARVGQSKRELVFLKRLALDQKKNGKPLLQDPVFAAKVANLEIELMALEVTVQRVVANETGGRGPGPEASMLKIKGTEVQQALTELMFEAIGPLAAPFDVPFLEGEREHSLAGDDDAAPLAAYYFNFRKTSIYGGSNEIQKNIIAQMILGL, from the coding sequence ATGAATCTGGACTATTCCCCCGCTGACGACGCGTTCCGCGCCGACATCCGCGCCTGGCTCGAAGCGAATCTGCCTCGCGAGCTGAGCAACAAAGTACTCAACCACAAGCGTCTGAACCGCGAAGACTTCGCAAGCTGGCACAAGCTGCTCGGCACGCGCGGCTGGTCGGTCGTCGCGTGGCCGAAAGAATACGGCGGCCCGGGCTGGGACGCGACCCAACGGCATATCTGGGACGAAGAGTGTGCGCGTATCGGTGCGCCGTCCGTGCTGCCGTTCGGTGTCTCGATGGTTGCGCCGGTGTTGATGAAGTACGGCAATGAGGCGCAGAAACGCCACTATCTGCCGCGCATTCTCGACGGTACGGACTGGTGGTGCCAGGGATACTCCGAACCGGGCTCCGGGTCCGACCTGGCCTCGCTGCGCACACGTGCCGAGCGCGTTGGCGATCACTATGTGGTCAATGGTCAGAAGACCTGGACCACGCTCGGCCAGTACGCCGACATGATGTTCTGCCTCGTGCGCACTGACAGCGGCGCGAAAAAGCAGGAGGGCATCTCGTTCCTGCTGATCGACATGAAGACGCCCGGTATTACGGTGCGTCCGATCATCACGCTCGACGAAGACCACGAAGTCAACGAAGTCTTCTTCGAAGACGTGAAGGTGCCGGTCGACAATCTGGTCGGTGAAGAGAATCGCGGCTGGACCTATGCGAAGTACCTGCTCGGGCACGAGCGCACGGGCATTGCGCGCGTCGGGCAATCGAAACGCGAGCTCGTATTCCTGAAGCGCCTCGCGCTGGATCAGAAGAAGAACGGCAAACCGCTGCTGCAAGATCCTGTGTTCGCCGCGAAAGTCGCGAACCTCGAGATCGAACTGATGGCGCTCGAAGTCACCGTGCAACGTGTGGTCGCCAATGAAACGGGGGGGCGTGGGCCGGGACCGGAAGCCTCCATGCTCAAAATCAAGGGCACGGAAGTGCAGCAGGCGCTAACCGAACTGATGTTCGAAGCAATTGGACCACTTGCCGCACCGTTCGACGTGCCTTTCCTCGAAGGTGAGCGCGAGCATAGCCTCGCCGGCGATGATGACGCTGCGCCGCTGGCCGCGTACTACTTCAACTTCCGCAAGACGTCGATTTATGGCGGCTCGAATGAAATTCAAAAGAACATCATCGCGCAGATGATTCTGGGACTTTGA
- the nuoL gene encoding NADH-quinone oxidoreductase subunit L has protein sequence MSTILNENLLLAIPLAPLAGSLIAGLFGKAVGRAGAHSVTILGVAISFILSAVVFFQVMGGASFNATVYDWMQIGQTKFEIGFLVDSLTAMMMCVVTFVSLMVHIYTIGYMADDDGYQRFFSYISLFTFSMLMLVMSNNFLQLFFGWEAVGLVSYLLIGFYFTRPTAIYANMKAFIVNRIGDFGFLLGIGLLFAFAGSMNYGDVFAKRTELAALSFPGTDWGLLTVACICLFIGAMGKSAQFPLHVWLPDSMEGPTPISALIHAATMVTAGIFMVTRMSPLFELSDTALSFVMVIGAITALFMGFLGIIQNDIKRVVAYSTLSQLGYMTVALGASAYSVAVFHLMTHAFFKALLFLGAGSVIIGMHHDQDIRNMGGLRKYMPITWITSLVGSLALIGTPFFSGFYSKDSIIDAVKLSHLPGSGFAYFAVVASVFVTALYSFRMYFLVFHGKERFRGPKHPESPMGIEAAAHAHDGHGHDAHGHGHGHDDHAHEPHETPWVVWVPLVLLAIPSIVIGAIGVGPMLFGDFFQHGVAFDKVIFIGENHPALQEMTGEFHGWAAMGLHSISGLPVWLALAGVVAAWFLYLVRPDLPAVIKRAFGPIYTLLDNKYYMDKINEVVFARGAVAIGRGLWKEGDVVVIDGIVNGSARFIGWFAGVIRFLQSGYIYHYAFAMIIGMLGLLTLFVTLGGK, from the coding sequence ATGTCAACGATACTCAATGAAAACCTGCTGCTGGCGATCCCGCTGGCACCGCTGGCCGGCTCCCTGATTGCGGGGCTGTTCGGGAAAGCGGTAGGGCGAGCCGGTGCGCACTCGGTTACGATCCTCGGCGTCGCGATCTCGTTCATCCTTTCGGCTGTCGTCTTCTTCCAGGTGATGGGTGGGGCAAGTTTTAACGCGACCGTCTATGACTGGATGCAGATCGGCCAGACGAAGTTCGAGATCGGCTTCCTGGTCGACTCGCTGACGGCGATGATGATGTGTGTGGTGACCTTCGTGTCGCTCATGGTGCACATCTACACGATCGGCTACATGGCCGACGACGACGGCTACCAGCGTTTCTTCTCGTACATCTCACTGTTCACGTTCTCGATGTTGATGCTCGTGATGAGCAACAACTTCCTGCAACTGTTCTTCGGCTGGGAAGCAGTGGGTCTGGTTTCGTACCTGCTGATCGGCTTCTACTTCACGCGCCCGACTGCGATCTACGCCAACATGAAGGCGTTCATCGTGAACCGCATCGGCGACTTCGGGTTCCTGCTCGGTATCGGCCTGCTGTTCGCGTTCGCCGGTTCGATGAACTACGGCGATGTATTTGCGAAGCGCACCGAACTCGCGGCACTGAGCTTCCCGGGCACCGACTGGGGTCTGCTGACGGTGGCCTGCATCTGTCTGTTCATCGGCGCGATGGGTAAGTCGGCGCAATTCCCGCTGCACGTCTGGCTGCCGGATTCGATGGAAGGTCCGACGCCAATCTCCGCGCTGATTCACGCGGCAACCATGGTGACGGCCGGTATCTTCATGGTCACGCGCATGTCGCCGCTGTTCGAACTGTCGGATACGGCGCTGTCGTTCGTGATGGTCATCGGCGCAATCACCGCGTTGTTCATGGGTTTCCTCGGGATCATCCAGAACGACATCAAGCGTGTGGTCGCTTACTCCACGCTGTCGCAGCTCGGTTACATGACGGTCGCGCTGGGCGCATCGGCCTACTCGGTCGCGGTGTTCCACCTGATGACGCACGCGTTCTTCAAGGCGCTGCTGTTCCTCGGCGCGGGTTCCGTGATTATCGGCATGCACCACGATCAGGACATCCGCAACATGGGCGGCCTGCGCAAGTACATGCCGATTACCTGGATCACGTCGCTGGTCGGCTCGCTGGCGCTGATCGGTACGCCGTTCTTCTCAGGCTTCTACTCGAAAGACTCGATCATCGACGCAGTGAAGCTGTCGCATCTGCCGGGTTCGGGCTTCGCCTACTTCGCGGTCGTGGCGAGCGTGTTCGTCACGGCGCTGTACTCGTTCCGTATGTACTTCCTGGTGTTCCACGGCAAGGAGCGCTTCCGCGGTCCGAAGCATCCGGAATCGCCGATGGGCATCGAAGCGGCCGCGCATGCGCATGACGGTCACGGCCATGATGCACACGGCCACGGTCATGGTCACGACGACCACGCGCACGAGCCGCATGAAACGCCGTGGGTGGTGTGGGTGCCGCTGGTGTTGCTGGCGATTCCGTCGATCGTGATTGGTGCGATCGGTGTGGGCCCGATGCTGTTTGGCGACTTCTTCCAGCACGGTGTGGCGTTCGACAAGGTGATCTTCATCGGCGAAAACCATCCGGCGCTGCAAGAGATGACTGGAGAATTCCACGGCTGGGCGGCAATGGGCCTGCATTCGATCTCGGGTCTGCCGGTGTGGCTGGCGCTCGCGGGTGTGGTCGCCGCGTGGTTCCTGTACCTGGTTCGTCCTGATCTGCCGGCTGTCATCAAGCGCGCGTTCGGTCCGATCTACACGCTGCTCGATAACAAGTACTACATGGACAAGATCAACGAAGTCGTGTTCGCGCGGGGCGCTGTGGCAATTGGCCGTGGTCTCTGGAAGGAAGGCGACGTCGTGGTTATCGACGGTATCGTCAACGGCAGCGCACGCTTTATCGGCTGGTTTGCCGGCGTGATCCGCTTCCTCCAATCCGGCTACATCTACCACTACGCGTTTGCCATGATTATCGGCATGTTGGGGCTCCTGACCCTGTTTGTAACGCTCGGCGGCAAATAA
- a CDS encoding NADH-quinone oxidoreductase subunit J: MEFTTVLFYIFALLLVVSGLKVITSRNPVSSALFLVLAFFNAAAIWMLLQAEFLAILLVLVYVGAVMVLFLFVVMMLDINIDVLRKDFKRFVPMATLVGAIIVIETALILWHGYGATATALRDTTAAANGMGDWSNTRLIGKVIYTDYIFAFEVAGLVLLVAIIAAIALTTSHKKDSKRQNVSEQVKVRAQDRVRIVKMASEKTAATVAAEEAAAAAAAAADSAPAKNS, from the coding sequence ATGGAATTCACGACCGTACTGTTCTACATCTTCGCGCTGCTCCTGGTGGTTTCAGGGCTGAAGGTGATCACCTCGCGCAACCCGGTTTCGTCCGCACTGTTTCTGGTGCTGGCGTTCTTCAATGCAGCCGCGATCTGGATGCTGCTGCAGGCCGAGTTCCTCGCGATCCTGCTGGTGCTGGTGTATGTCGGCGCGGTGATGGTGCTGTTCCTGTTCGTCGTGATGATGCTGGACATCAACATCGACGTGCTGCGAAAAGACTTCAAACGCTTCGTGCCAATGGCTACGCTGGTGGGCGCGATCATCGTGATCGAGACCGCGCTGATTCTGTGGCACGGTTACGGCGCGACCGCTACGGCGCTGCGCGACACCACGGCTGCCGCGAATGGCATGGGCGACTGGTCGAACACTCGCCTGATCGGCAAGGTCATCTACACCGACTACATCTTCGCGTTCGAAGTCGCCGGCCTCGTGCTGCTGGTGGCGATCATCGCGGCGATCGCGCTGACCACGAGTCACAAGAAAGACAGCAAGCGCCAGAACGTCAGCGAGCAGGTCAAGGTGCGTGCTCAGGACCGCGTGCGCATCGTGAAGATGGCATCTGAAAAGACCGCGGCAACAGTCGCGGCGGAAGAAGCCGCCGCAGCGGCAGCAGCGGCGGCCGACTCGGCACCCGCTAAAAACAGCTGA
- a CDS encoding NADH-quinone oxidoreductase subunit M, translating to MHAYPILSIAIWLPILVGLLVLAIGSDRNPAPARWIALIGSVVSFLVTIPLITGFDSSTADLQFVEKANWIERFNITYHLGVDGISMWFVVLTALITVIVVIAAWEVITKNVAQYLAAFLILSGIMVGVFSSADGMLFYVFFEATLIPMYIIIGVWGGANRVYAAFKFFLYTLMGSLLMLVALLYLYVQTGTFDLATWQNAQIGMTPQILLFIAFFMAFAVKVPMWPVHTWLPDAHVEAPTGGSVVLAAIMLKLGAYGFLRFSLPITPDASHFLAPVVITLSLIAVIYIGLVAMVQADMKKLVAYSSIAHMGFVTLGFFIFNQLGVEGAIVQMISHGFVSGAMFLSIGVLYDRMHSRQIADYGGVVNVMPKFAAFVMLFSMANCGLPGTSGFVGEFMVILAAVQYNFWIAGGAAVTLILGAAYTLWMYKRVYFGAIANDHVKGLVDINRREFFMLAVLAALTLFMGLYPKPFTDVMHVSVENLLSHVAQSKLPLPQ from the coding sequence ATGCACGCTTATCCGATTCTCAGTATCGCGATCTGGTTACCGATCCTCGTAGGTCTGCTGGTTCTGGCCATTGGCTCCGACCGGAATCCGGCTCCGGCGCGCTGGATTGCGCTGATCGGCTCGGTCGTCAGTTTCCTCGTGACGATCCCGCTGATTACCGGTTTTGATTCGAGCACCGCCGATCTGCAGTTCGTCGAAAAGGCGAACTGGATCGAGCGCTTCAACATCACGTACCACCTGGGTGTCGACGGCATCTCGATGTGGTTCGTTGTGTTGACCGCATTGATTACGGTGATCGTCGTGATCGCCGCGTGGGAAGTCATCACGAAGAACGTCGCGCAGTATCTCGCTGCGTTCCTGATTCTGTCCGGCATCATGGTCGGCGTGTTCAGTTCGGCAGACGGCATGCTGTTCTATGTCTTCTTCGAAGCGACGCTGATTCCGATGTACATCATCATCGGCGTGTGGGGCGGGGCGAACCGCGTGTACGCGGCGTTCAAGTTCTTCCTGTACACGCTGATGGGTTCGCTGTTGATGCTGGTTGCGCTGCTGTACCTGTACGTCCAGACCGGCACGTTCGATCTGGCTACATGGCAGAACGCGCAAATCGGCATGACCCCGCAGATATTGTTGTTTATAGCGTTCTTCATGGCCTTCGCCGTGAAGGTGCCGATGTGGCCGGTTCACACGTGGTTGCCTGACGCCCACGTGGAAGCGCCGACCGGCGGCTCGGTCGTGCTGGCCGCGATCATGCTGAAGCTGGGCGCCTACGGTTTCCTGCGCTTCTCGCTGCCGATTACGCCGGACGCAAGTCACTTCCTCGCGCCGGTCGTCATCACGCTGTCGCTGATCGCTGTGATTTACATCGGTCTGGTCGCGATGGTGCAGGCCGACATGAAGAAGCTGGTCGCGTATTCGTCGATCGCGCACATGGGTTTCGTGACGCTGGGTTTCTTCATCTTCAATCAGCTCGGCGTGGAAGGCGCGATCGTGCAGATGATCTCGCACGGCTTCGTGTCGGGCGCGATGTTCCTGAGCATCGGCGTGCTGTACGACCGTATGCACTCGCGCCAGATCGCCGATTACGGCGGCGTCGTCAACGTGATGCCGAAGTTCGCGGCATTCGTGATGCTGTTCTCCATGGCGAATTGCGGCTTGCCGGGTACGTCCGGTTTCGTCGGTGAGTTCATGGTGATTCTGGCTGCCGTCCAGTACAACTTCTGGATCGCGGGCGGTGCGGCTGTCACGCTGATTCTCGGCGCGGCCTACACGCTGTGGATGTACAAGCGCGTGTACTTCGGCGCGATCGCCAACGATCACGTGAAGGGCCTCGTAGACATCAACCGCCGCGAGTTTTTCATGCTGGCAGTGCTCGCCGCACTGACGCTGTTCATGGGCCTGTATCCGAAGCCCTTTACCGATGTGATGCACGTATCCGTGGAAAACCTCCTCTCCCACGTCGCGCAGTCCAAGCTGCCGTTGCCACAGTAA
- a CDS encoding DUF1178 family protein, with the protein MKVLDLQCPHGHRFEGWFASADDFESQQSRKLVECPICGAHEVSRLPSAPRLNLSGATDTKVPAGAGDMQARVMRALREVLEKTENVGDRFAEEARRIHYNEAPARNIRGVTTPEDAKALVEEGIEVMPLPVPAALKEPLQ; encoded by the coding sequence ATGAAGGTCCTCGATTTACAGTGTCCGCATGGCCATCGGTTCGAAGGCTGGTTTGCTTCGGCTGATGACTTCGAGTCGCAGCAGTCTCGCAAGCTCGTCGAATGTCCGATCTGCGGTGCGCATGAAGTGAGCCGGTTGCCGTCGGCGCCCCGGCTGAATCTGTCGGGTGCGACTGACACGAAAGTCCCTGCGGGCGCTGGGGACATGCAGGCGCGCGTGATGCGCGCATTGCGCGAGGTACTGGAAAAGACGGAGAACGTGGGCGACCGCTTCGCCGAGGAAGCACGGCGCATTCACTACAACGAAGCGCCCGCACGCAATATTCGCGGTGTTACGACACCGGAAGACGCGAAAGCCTTGGTCGAAGAAGGCATCGAAGTGATGCCGCTGCCGGTCCCGGCTGCTTTGAAGGAACCGCTGCAATAG
- the nuoK gene encoding NADH-quinone oxidoreductase subunit NuoK, producing MLTLAHYLVLGAILFAISVVGIFLNRRNVIIILMAIELMLLAVNTNFVAFSHYLGDIHGQIFVFFVLTVAAAEAAIGLAILVTLFRSLDTINVEDLDQLKG from the coding sequence ATGTTGACCCTTGCTCATTACCTTGTCCTCGGCGCGATCCTGTTTGCGATCAGCGTGGTGGGCATTTTCCTGAACCGTCGCAACGTCATCATCATCCTGATGGCGATCGAGCTGATGCTGCTGGCGGTGAACACCAATTTCGTCGCGTTTTCGCACTACCTCGGCGACATCCATGGCCAGATCTTCGTCTTCTTCGTGCTGACGGTTGCAGCAGCGGAAGCAGCGATCGGCCTGGCGATTCTGGTGACCCTGTTCCGTAGCCTCGACACGATCAATGTCGAGGATCTCGATCAGCTCAAAGGTTAA
- a CDS encoding DUF2818 family protein: protein MSAAGWFIVLLALVGANLPFLNQRLFAAVPLKAAKKSAWIRIAELIVLYFVVGAFGFLLEARAGNRFEQGWQFYAITFALFIVFAFPGFTFQYLVKRR, encoded by the coding sequence ATGTCAGCTGCGGGTTGGTTTATCGTGTTGTTGGCGCTGGTCGGCGCCAACCTGCCGTTCCTGAACCAGCGTCTCTTCGCCGCCGTGCCGTTGAAAGCGGCGAAGAAGAGTGCCTGGATCCGGATTGCCGAACTGATCGTGCTGTACTTTGTGGTCGGTGCGTTCGGTTTTCTGCTGGAAGCGCGCGCGGGTAACCGCTTCGAACAGGGGTGGCAGTTCTATGCGATCACGTTCGCGTTGTTCATCGTGTTCGCCTTTCCCGGCTTTACCTTCCAGTATCTCGTCAAACGTCGCTGA
- the nuoN gene encoding NADH-quinone oxidoreductase subunit NuoN: protein MQNAPMTALLPDALVMLAVVVAWLNDTFVGQAGRRTTYFIAFFSTLIAGIWFAVNAFDPQVHYFFGHMYVVDSFASVMKAVVTLGYAVSIVYSRRYLEDRGLFRGEFFLLGMFSLLGQLVMISGNNFLTLYLGLELMSLSLYGAIALRRDAAPSNEAAMKYYVLGALASGFLLYGISMLYGATGSLDLNEVFKAIGTSHYDPSVLLFGVIFIVAGVAFKMGAVPFHMWVPDVYQGAPTAMTLMVGGGPKVAAFAWGLRFLVMGLLPLAVEWQQMLVILAALSLIVGNITGIVQRNVKRMLAYSAISNMGFVLLGLLAGVVDQKTTGAANAYGSAMYYSIVYLITTMGTFGVIMLLARRDFEADTLEDFKGLNQRSPVFAFVMMVMMFSLAGIPPAVGFYAKLAVLQATMNAGLTWLTVLAVITSLFGAFYYLRIVKLMYFDEPQDKSPIVADTSTRALLALNGVAVLVLGIVPDPLLKACLQAIQHTLLL from the coding sequence ATGCAAAACGCCCCTATGACTGCCCTGTTACCCGACGCACTGGTGATGCTCGCCGTTGTCGTTGCGTGGCTCAACGACACGTTCGTCGGCCAGGCCGGTCGCCGCACCACGTATTTCATCGCGTTCTTCTCGACGCTGATTGCCGGCATCTGGTTCGCGGTGAACGCGTTCGATCCGCAGGTGCACTACTTCTTTGGTCACATGTATGTGGTGGATTCGTTCGCCAGTGTGATGAAGGCAGTGGTCACGCTCGGTTATGCCGTGTCGATCGTCTATTCGCGCCGGTACCTCGAAGATCGCGGGCTGTTCCGCGGCGAATTCTTCCTGTTGGGCATGTTCTCGTTGCTCGGCCAGCTCGTGATGATCTCCGGCAACAACTTCCTGACGCTGTATCTCGGTCTGGAACTGATGTCGCTGTCGCTGTATGGTGCGATCGCCCTGCGTCGTGACGCGGCGCCTTCGAACGAAGCGGCAATGAAGTACTACGTGCTCGGCGCGTTGGCTTCCGGCTTCCTGCTGTACGGTATTTCCATGCTGTACGGCGCAACCGGCTCGCTTGATCTGAACGAGGTGTTCAAGGCGATCGGCACGAGCCACTACGATCCGAGCGTGCTGCTGTTCGGCGTGATCTTCATCGTGGCGGGCGTGGCGTTCAAGATGGGCGCGGTGCCGTTCCACATGTGGGTGCCTGACGTGTATCAGGGTGCTCCGACGGCCATGACGCTAATGGTGGGCGGCGGTCCGAAGGTGGCCGCGTTCGCCTGGGGCTTGCGCTTCCTCGTGATGGGTCTGCTGCCGCTGGCTGTCGAATGGCAGCAGATGCTGGTGATTCTGGCCGCGCTGTCGTTGATCGTCGGCAACATCACCGGTATCGTGCAACGCAACGTCAAGCGCATGCTCGCCTACTCGGCGATCTCGAACATGGGCTTCGTGCTGCTTGGCCTGCTGGCCGGCGTGGTGGATCAGAAGACGACCGGCGCGGCCAATGCGTACGGCTCGGCGATGTACTACAGCATCGTCTACCTGATTACGACGATGGGCACCTTCGGCGTCATCATGCTGCTGGCACGCCGCGATTTTGAAGCGGATACGCTCGAAGACTTCAAGGGTCTGAATCAGCGCAGCCCGGTGTTTGCGTTCGTCATGATGGTGATGATGTTCTCGCTTGCCGGCATCCCGCCTGCGGTCGGCTTCTATGCCAAGCTCGCGGTGCTGCAGGCAACCATGAATGCCGGTTTGACCTGGTTGACCGTGCTGGCCGTGATTACGTCGCTGTTCGGTGCGTTCTATTACCTGCGTATCGTCAAGCTGATGTACTTCGACGAACCGCAAGACAAGTCGCCGATCGTTGCCGATACCAGCACGCGTGCTTTGCTCGCGCTCAATGGTGTTGCCGTACTGGTGCTCGGTATCGTACCGGATCCGCTGTTGAAGGCCTGCCTGCAGGCTATCCAGCACACGCTGCTGCTCTGA
- a CDS encoding NUDIX domain-containing protein, whose amino-acid sequence MAELPNHDAALTETCLESKTIHQGPFLTLKCDTVSLPDGKQATREYVQHPGAVMVIPLFDDGRVLLESQYRYPMGKVMVEYPAGKLDPNEGALACAKRELQEETGYTAREYVYLTRIHPIISYSTEFIDIYLARGLTAGERKLDDGEFLELFTATVADVSEWVRTGKITDVKTVIGTFWLEKVLSGVWPMAAPQ is encoded by the coding sequence ATGGCTGAACTTCCCAATCACGATGCCGCGCTCACCGAGACCTGTCTCGAGAGCAAAACGATCCATCAAGGGCCGTTCCTGACACTCAAATGCGACACGGTCAGCTTGCCTGATGGGAAGCAGGCCACTCGCGAGTACGTTCAGCATCCGGGTGCCGTGATGGTGATTCCGCTATTCGACGACGGCCGCGTGTTGCTGGAAAGCCAGTACCGCTATCCGATGGGTAAGGTCATGGTCGAGTATCCTGCGGGCAAGCTCGATCCGAACGAAGGCGCATTGGCTTGCGCGAAACGCGAGTTGCAGGAAGAGACCGGCTATACGGCGCGCGAGTATGTTTATTTGACGCGCATTCATCCCATCATTTCCTACTCGACCGAATTCATCGATATCTACCTGGCGCGTGGGTTGACTGCCGGCGAGCGCAAACTCGACGACGGTGAGTTTCTTGAACTGTTCACGGCGACTGTTGCCGACGTGTCCGAATGGGTGCGCACCGGTAAGATCACCGACGTGAAAACCGTCATCGGTACGTTCTGGCTGGAGAAGGTACTGTCGGGTGTGTGGCCGATGGCCGCGCCGCAATAG
- a CDS encoding helix-turn-helix transcriptional regulator yields MEYVFTLKYQLAAQDCDLDEIVERLGEAGCDDATIGVGQPGRIALVFSREGTSAFEALVSALQDIKQSVPSARLVEAGPDFVGLTDVAEVAGVSRQNMRKLMLSHALDFPPPVHEGSASVWHLSDILGWLNARGGYDIKADIFDVAKSAKQINLAKEALQLERRLNCRLESLVT; encoded by the coding sequence ATGGAATATGTATTCACCTTGAAGTATCAGCTTGCTGCGCAAGATTGCGATCTTGACGAGATCGTCGAGCGCCTTGGCGAAGCCGGATGTGACGACGCTACGATCGGCGTCGGGCAACCGGGGCGTATTGCGCTGGTTTTTAGTCGCGAAGGCACGTCGGCATTCGAGGCGCTTGTCAGCGCACTCCAGGATATCAAGCAGTCAGTGCCGTCAGCGCGCCTTGTCGAGGCGGGGCCGGATTTCGTCGGCCTCACGGATGTCGCTGAGGTAGCCGGCGTGTCACGGCAAAACATGCGCAAGCTGATGTTGAGCCACGCACTCGACTTTCCGCCACCCGTTCATGAGGGGAGCGCGTCGGTATGGCATCTGTCAGACATACTTGGCTGGCTGAATGCACGTGGCGGGTATGACATCAAGGCGGACATATTCGATGTCGCGAAATCGGCCAAGCAGATCAACCTCGCCAAAGAGGCGCTTCAACTCGAGCGGCGGCTTAACTGCCGGCTCGAATCCCTTGTGACTTAA
- the nuoI gene encoding NADH-quinone oxidoreductase subunit NuoI → MTAIQNFFKTFFLTELLKGLALTGRYTFQRKITVQFPEEKTPISPRFRGLHALRRYENGEERCIACKLCEAVCPALAITIESETRADNTRRTTRYDIDLTKCIFCGFCEESCPVDSIVETHILEYHGEKRGDLYFTKDMLLAVGDRYEAEIAANKAADAPYR, encoded by the coding sequence ATGACCGCAATCCAAAACTTTTTCAAGACCTTCTTCCTGACGGAACTGCTCAAAGGCCTCGCGCTGACCGGACGTTACACGTTCCAGCGCAAGATCACGGTGCAGTTCCCGGAAGAGAAGACGCCGATTTCACCGCGTTTCCGCGGCCTGCATGCGCTGCGCCGCTATGAAAACGGCGAAGAACGCTGCATCGCCTGCAAACTCTGCGAAGCAGTGTGCCCGGCACTCGCCATTACGATCGAATCGGAAACCCGTGCGGACAACACGCGCCGCACGACGCGTTATGACATCGACCTGACCAAGTGCATCTTCTGCGGCTTCTGCGAAGAGAGCTGCCCGGTCGATTCGATTGTCGAGACGCACATTCTCGAATATCACGGCGAAAAACGTGGCGACCTGTATTTCACGAAGGACATGCTGCTGGCCGTTGGCGATCGTTACGAAGCAGAGATCGCTGCGAACAAGGCAGCCGATGCACCGTATCGTTGA
- the nuoH gene encoding NADH-quinone oxidoreductase subunit NuoH gives MSLFDTINSGGTQLLGVAWPTVWALVRILVVAVVILLCVAYLILWERKLIGWMHVRLGPNRVGPAGLLQPIADVLKLLLKEVIQPAQASRWIYMIAPIMVVVPAFAVWAVIPFQAGAVLGDINAGLLYAMAISSIGVYGVILAGWASNSKYAFLGAMRAAAQMVSYEISMGFALVVVLMTSGSLNLSDIVGSQERGIFAGYGLNFLSWNWLPLLPMFVVYFISGIAETNRHPFDVVEGESEIVAGHMIDYSGMAFALFFLAEYINMIVISALAATLFLGGWSAPFGFLSFIPGIVWLVAKVFFLLSVFIWARATFPRYRYDQIMRLGWKVFIPVCVVWLIVVGFWIMSPLNIWK, from the coding sequence ATGAGCTTGTTCGATACGATCAACTCGGGCGGCACCCAGCTTCTCGGTGTGGCATGGCCCACGGTGTGGGCACTCGTGCGCATCCTGGTGGTGGCCGTCGTGATCCTGCTGTGCGTGGCTTACCTGATTCTCTGGGAGCGTAAGCTGATCGGCTGGATGCACGTGCGTCTCGGCCCGAACCGCGTCGGCCCTGCAGGCTTGCTGCAGCCGATCGCCGACGTGCTGAAGCTGTTGCTGAAAGAAGTGATTCAGCCGGCCCAGGCGAGCCGCTGGATTTACATGATCGCGCCGATCATGGTGGTGGTGCCGGCCTTCGCGGTCTGGGCGGTGATTCCGTTCCAGGCCGGTGCGGTTCTCGGCGACATCAATGCCGGTCTGCTTTACGCAATGGCGATCTCGTCCATCGGCGTGTACGGCGTGATCCTGGCGGGCTGGGCGTCGAACTCGAAGTACGCGTTCCTCGGTGCCATGCGCGCGGCCGCTCAAATGGTCTCGTACGAAATTTCAATGGGCTTCGCCCTCGTCGTCGTGCTGATGACGTCGGGCAGTCTGAATCTGTCGGACATCGTCGGTTCGCAGGAACGCGGCATTTTCGCCGGCTACGGCTTGAACTTCCTGTCGTGGAACTGGCTGCCGCTCTTGCCGATGTTCGTCGTGTACTTCATCTCGGGCATCGCCGAAACGAACCGTCACCCGTTCGACGTGGTGGAAGGTGAGTCGGAAATCGTCGCGGGCCACATGATCGATTACTCGGGGATGGCGTTCGCGCTGTTCTTCCTCGCCGAGTACATCAACATGATCGTGATCTCGGCATTGGCTGCAACGCTGTTCCTCGGCGGCTGGAGCGCACCGTTCGGCTTCCTGTCGTTTATCCCGGGCATCGTTTGGCTCGTCGCCAAGGTTTTCTTCCTGTTGTCGGTATTCATCTGGGCGCGTGCCACGTTCCCGCGCTACCGCTATGACCAGATCATGCGTCTGGGCTGGAAGGTTTTCATTCCGGTTTGCGTGGTGTGGCTCATCGTGGTCGGCTTCTGGATCATGTCGCCGTTGAATATCTGGAAATAA